A region from the Hydra vulgaris chromosome 08, alternate assembly HydraT2T_AEP genome encodes:
- the LOC136083531 gene encoding uncharacterized protein LOC136083531 produces the protein MLEDVYSFFGNSINRWDLLSKYTGESQITLKRLNPTRWAGRYTSLFAVKIRLLDIMKALSEISITSTKREEREEAVRIQKNMSSFEFVFLCVLLSKILYEVHIPSKLLQTKNLDLTTASGSLENEKATTWQIPAIFFQKRRKIEKRHFDELSTDHRFDSSEEIFRINIFIKILDVVINQLDNRFKGMQEVVQLFFCIHPNKLMVMKEREIISCAEAIQRKYSEDITTEFPLQMVMVKSMLHDEISKISSIRELADLLIVKLSTIAASVPQVITALLLFLTLPATVASAERSFSKLKIIKNYLRNTIGKERLSDLAIVSI, from the coding sequence ATGCTAGAAGATGTGTATTCATTTTTCGGAAATAGCATAAACAGGTGGGATCTACTATCCAAATATACAGGAGAATcacaaataacattaaaaaggtTAAATCCAACGCGATGGGCAGGACGATATACTTCTCTTTTCGCCGTTAAAATTCGCCTTCTTGATATAATGAAAGCTCTTTCCGAGATATCAATAACAAGTACAAAACGTGAAGAACGCGAAGAAGCAGTacgaatacaaaaaaatatgagcAGTTtcgaatttgtttttttatgcgTGCTTTTGTCTAAAATCCTTTATGAGGTACATATACCATCAAAATTGCtgcaaactaaaaatttagatcTTACGACAGCTTCAGGTTCTCTAGAAAATGAGAAAGCGACTACGTGGCAGATTCctgcaatattttttcaaaaaagaagaaaaattgaGAAAAGGCATTTTGACGAATTATCTACAGATCACCGTTTTGATAGTAGTGAGGAAATTTTTcgcatcaatatttttataaaaattttggaCGTCGTAATCAACCAACTCGACAATAGATTTAAAGGAATGCAAGAAGTGGTACAATTATTTTTCTGCATCCATCCAAATAAATTAATGGTAATGAAAGAACGTGAGATCATAAGCTGTGCAGAAGCCATTCAGAGAAAATATAGTGAAGATATAACAACTGAATTTCCGCTGCAAATGGTTATGGTAAAGTCAATGCTACACgatgaaatatcaaaaatatcatCTATACGTGAATTGGCTGAccttttaatagtaaaattgtCAACTATAGCTGCAAGCGTTCCACAAGTGATAACAGCATTGTTATTGTTTCTTACATTACCTGCTACTGTTGCATCAGCTGAACGTTCTTTTTcgaaacttaaaataataaaaaattatttacgaaATACCATTGGTAAAGAACGTTTAAGCGACCTTGCAATAGTTTCTATTTAG